A DNA window from Trypanosoma brucei brucei TREU927 chromosome 11 chr11_scaffold01 genomic scaffold, whole genome shotgun sequence contains the following coding sequences:
- a CDS encoding AMP deaminase, putative, protein MGQRWHDILIAGDEGDRSFSDAAPFVVEALEIIFHTRLLHSGVGVECDSAELSTIKDDHLAFRVARKDVEALRGMMATLLESAHDSLLTLQAADILPDDSAENAVNPGRSLLSCDRGLVSPRILKLNPFLRSHPTFDYKVFRAKFERLCQIVADARLFSACEPRVKILQSRYRLYRAFNMRREEHFHPTLGPGNLRRAPKTDVRRVGTCMSASSVVDFVQKTVSNEPNLVLSTSSVLSTATDKGRARNPIGRGFTSEVQLAVPQQTFSMPTKDSGTHDSTGERTVTLKALADAFFGPSLPPQDRVFTMEGLGLRLSSSKTTSHTVDILEARNEHHTAANAVPILRQFLDVYSGNGGALLGRLVTPMISRISRNKKDVLEVEFTVTGHRPGEVQHIASWCVRTGFFASGGNWPSLRITMRPSAGDGGECTAKSMEDVLKHIFEPIWLALLCPEKYPDVAQLFRRLVSVSVLVSGEAGVQEMPTEGDPAMYSVEKGDMPPSSFFIYHVWRNVQLLNCFIATHVVSSLSAKEPPTSTTEDVKVEFGNSTAHPSHVQRPLFQRYEPLKRQPLRFRLYTSGTRKKTFVETVIGLLVTDQVVGPLEVLAWSSLTYFYYLTQRSIVVTPYHTYDSTPYSMLKRAIPFAVETGLRVSVSTIDPLYFHTNEEALNEELNGIMKIHQVSTPEVMEICLNSAGYINFDIEKRCKFIGGPWRRVSAQNNNFTVTQVNSLRLRFRELSLTHEMDLLFRKGLTKWGGHSESKRLSEDFLVHGGWSLLATGSSASTSAERRRENLWRFFDIPPLPEKVSGAMTMPGSGRRLFVDKLIKFPRIVVLGPRGRKRSEARCVVEALQRREYYKAFTVHYELAAPLASLAGTAGVEALLASQRSSRSSGRGFTSTEKWREHHDKGEQTQQPSTRASGNISSSIRSFSSPVVREQGVTVPTTFCFRDGVRDVVVPANANATTKEYFRPLPSWAKFQADARQLRALSSDSSMLRYANRRLDMLECKFNLHVALTNDDQETQEGHLTDMLREKSDIYKCVKVDVHCHMASGMTAKELLKFIKEKVRMNRNDVVDIDRSTGFPITLGELFAKIHAEKLSGTTFDVEDLTIASLNVKAGKATFNRFDVFNGRYSPLGQSALRSLLLKTDNFIGGRYFAELIRTVFDRQAADGYSFSEYRLSIYGRCHDEWDRLSRWFLTHDMLHPTNRWIVQVPRLYGIYRQNKILSSFEDLLTNIFLPLWQASIDPEKHPFLNYFLAHVSGFDLVDNESERETDSLINTSPSQWTSVENPPFMYWLYYMWANITSLNRYRAARGLTTFSLRPHAGESGDPGHMAEAFLVADGVNHGINLKDTPVLQYLYYLGQIPLGITPLSNNALFCRYNENPFALFFRRGLNVALSTDGALIFHHTEEPLIEEYSTAANYWNLSQVDLCEIAKNSVLMSGFPSYRKKKWLGELYALRSAVGNDMRLTRVPQSRCTFRYEVYLEELSYLEAVASKEVSPSQIMTWQLEGLYTMTTLGLTRDEVMKQRLKNQGVGEYASPVESRTKATTVLTGPIIVAPSRL, encoded by the coding sequence ATGGGGCAGCGCTGGCACGACATTCTTATCGCGGGTGATGAAGGTGACCGTTCCTTTAGTGATGCCGCCCCTTTCGTGGTTGAGGCGCTGGAGATAATATTTCACACCCGGCTGTTACATTCCGGCGTCGGTGTGGAGTGCGACAGCGCGGAGCTCTCAACCATCAAAGATGATCACTTGGCGTTTAGGGTTGCACGTAAGGATGTTGAGGCGCTGCGTGGAATGATGGCAACACTTTTGGAGTCCGCCCACGATTCACTCTTGACTCTGCAGGCTGCAGACATTTTACCCGACGATTCTGCGGAGAATGCAGTCAATCCTGGTCGTTCCTTATTATCTTGTGACAGAGGTCTCGTTTCTCCCCGCATCTTGAAGTTAAATCCGTTTCTACGGTCACACCCGACCTTTGACTATAAGGTTTTTCGTGCCAAATTTGAGCGACTCTGTCAAATAGTTGCTGACGCTCGACTCTTCTCAGCTTGTGAACCGCGGGTTAAGATCCTGCAGAGTCGATATCGGTTGTATCGCGCCTTTAATATGAGGCGAGAAGAACATTTCCATCCCACGCTTGGCCCTGGGAATCTCAGGCGTGCCCCCAAGACTGACGTGCGGCGGGTAGGGACATGCATGTCGGCATCATCAGTGGTGGATTTTGTGCAGAAAACAGTGTCCAATGAGCCAAACCTCGTGCTATCTACCTCAAGCGTGCTTTCCACTGCAACCGACAAGGGCAGAGCCCGCAATCCAATAGGCAGGGGTTTTACCTCGGAGGTGCAACTGGCGGTACCTCAGCAAACATTTAGCATGCCAACCAAGGATAGTGGCACTCATGACTCTACAGGCGAGCGGACTGTTACGTTGAAGGCACTTGCTGACGCCTTCTTTGGACCTTCTCTTCCGCCGCAGGATCGGGTCTTCACAATGGAGGGATTGGGACTTCGTTTGAGCAGTTCCAAAACAACGTCGCACACGGTTGACATTCTTGAGGCACGTAATGAGCACCATACTGCTGCAAATGCGGTTCCGATCCTGCGACAATTCCTTGACGTTTATAGTGGCAATGGGGGTGCACTGCTCGGTCGTCTTGTGACGCCGATGATTTCTCGGATATCTCGGAATAAGAAGGATGTGTTGGAGGTTGAATTCACAGTCACTGGCCACCGTCCAGGTGAGGTGCAACACATCGCATCTTGGTGTGTTCGCACTGGTTTTTTCGCCTCAGGGGGGAATTGGCCCTCCCTTCGTATCACCATGCGCCCGTCCGCCGGCGACGGTGGCGAGTGCACGGCAAAAAGCATGGAGGATGTATTGAAACATATATTTGAACCGATTTGGCTCGCACTCCTTTGCCCTGAAAAATATCCGGATGTTGCACAACTCTTTCGGCGtcttgtttctgtttctgtacTCGTCAGTGGCGAAGCAGGTGTGCAGGAGATGCCCACCGAGGGTGACCCGGCCATGTACTCCGTGGAGAAGGGTGACATGCCACCTAGTTCGTTTTTCATCTATCACGTTTGGCGCAATGTGCAGCTTTTGAATTGCTTCATCGCGACGCATGTCGTTTCTTCCCTGTCGGCGAAAGAGCCCCCTACGTCCACCACAGAGGATGTGAAGGTGGAATTCGGCAACAGTACTGCGCACCCCTCCCACGTACAACGGCCCCTGTTCCAGCGCTACGAACCCCTTAAGCGCCAACCACTTCGCTTTCGCCTCTACACATCCGGCACGCGTAAGAAAACGTTCGTCGAAACTGTCATTGGTTTACTTGTCACGGACCAGGTGGTTGGCCCTCTGGAGGTCCTTGCATGGAGTTCACTTACGTATTTCTACTATCTAACACAACGTAGCATTGTTGTGACACCTTACCACACCTACGACAGCACTCCGTACTCGATGCTAAAGCGTGCTATTCCTTTTGCAGTTGAAACAGGACTACGGGTGTCGGTTTCTACAATTGACCCTCTTTACTTCCACACAAACGAAGAGGCACTGAACGAAGAACTTAACGGTATCATGAAGATCCATCAGGTGAGTACGCCTGAGGTTATGGAGATTTGTCTCAACTCGGCGGGGTACATCAACTTTGATATTGAGAAGAGGTGTAAGTTTATTGGTGGGCCGTGGCGACGCGTGAGTGCGCAGAACAACAACTTTACGGTGACACAGGTGAATTCCCTACGACTGCGCTTTCGTGAGTTGTCTCTCACTCATGAAATGGATCTCTTGTTTCGCAAGGGACTTACTAAGTGGGGCGGACACAGCGAAAGCAAGAGACTTTCTGAGGATTTTTTGGTGCATGGTGGTTGGTCGTTACTGGCAACGGGGTCCTCTGCCTCTACCTCAGCGGAGAGACGCCGGGAGAACCTTTGGCGTTTCTTCGATATTCCACCGCTTCCGGAGAAAGTATCCGGGGCAATGACAATGCCCGGCAGCGGAAGGCGGCTATTTGTGGACAAATTGATCAAATTCCCACGCATTGTCGTATTGGGACCGCGAGgtagaaaaagaagtgaagcaCGGTGTGTGGTGGAGGCGCTTCAGCGGCGTGAGTACTATAAAGCTTTTACTGTCCATTACGAACTAGCGGCCCCGTTGGCTTCACTGGCAGGTACTGCGGGGGTGGAGGCTTTACTCGCGTCTCAAAGGTCCAGCAGGTCAAGTGGTCGCGGCTTCACTTCTACGGAAAAGTGGCGGGAGCATCACGATAAGGGGGAGCAAACTCAGCAACCGTCCACGCGAGCGTCCGGTAACATTTCGTCATCGATtcgttcattttcctcccctgTGGTACGAGAGCAAGGGGTGACAGTCCCCACGACCTTTTGCTTTCGTGATGGGGTGAGGGACGTTGTGGTTCCTGCAAACGCGAATGCGACAACAAAAGAGTACTTTCGGCCTCTTCCGTCCTGGGCTAAGTTTCAGGCTGACGCAAGACAGTTAAGGGCCCTATCGAGTGATTCATCAATGCTCCGCTACGCAAACCGGCGTCTGGACATGTTGGAATGCAAGTTTAACCTCCATGTAGCGCTTACAAACGACGACCAGGAAACCCAAGAGGGCCACTTAACAGATATGCTGCGTGAGAAGAGTGACATATACAAGTGTGTTAAGGTGGATGTCCACTGCCATATGGCATCAGGGATGACGGCTAAGGAACTTCTTAAATTTATCAAAGAGAAGGTTCGCATGAATCGTAACGATGTGGTGGATATCGATAGGAGTACCGGTTTCCCCATCACATTGGGTGAATTGTTCGCCAAGATACATGCGGAAAAGCTGAGTGGCACCACATTCGATGTGGAGGACCTGACTATTGCCTCGTTGAACGTTAAGGCTGGGAAGGCAACGTTCAACCGCTTCGACGTGTTCAACGGGCGGTACAGCCCACTGGGACAATCCGCATTACGTTCACTGCTTCTCAAAACAGATAACTTCATTGGTGGACGCTACTTCGCCGAACTTATTCGTACTGTGTTTGACCGTCAGGCCGCCGACGGCTACAGCTTCTCCGAATACCGTCTTTCTATTTACGGCAGGTGCCATGATGAATGGGACCGCTTATCTCGGTGGTTCCTCACCCATGATATGCTGCATCCAACAAATCGTTGGATCGTGCAGGTACCACGGCTTTACGGCATATACCGTCAGAACAAGATATTATCATCCTTCGAAGACCTTTTGACCAACATATTTCTTCCCTTATGGCAGGCCTCCATAGACCCCGAAAAACATCCATTCCTTAACTACTTTCTTGCACACGTTAGCGGTTTCGACTTGGTGGACAATGAAAGTGAGCGAGAGACTGACTCGCTGATTAATACCTCCCCTTCACAGTGGACCTCCGTGGAGAATCCTCCATTTATGTACTGGTTGTATTACATGTGGGCTAACATCACTTCGCTGAACCGCTACCGTGCAGCACGAGGGCTAACCACATTTTCGTTGCGCCCACACGCGGGTGAGAGTGGCGACCCTGGGCACATGGCCGAGGCATTTCTTGTTGCGGATGGTGTTAATCACGGTATCAACCTTAAGGATACTCCGGTGCTGCAATATTTGTATTACCTCGGACAAATACCGCTTGGAATCACCCCCCTTTCCAATAACGCCCTATTTTGCAGGTATAACGAGAATCCCTTTGCACTGTTCTTTCGGCGTGGCCTCAATGTTGCGCTCTCCACCGATGGGGCGCTCATTTTTCATCACACGGAGGAACCGTTGATCGAGGAATACAGCACTGCTGCAAACTACTGGAACTTGTCGCAGGTGGATTTGTGCGAGATTGCCAAAAACAGTGTTCTGATGTCCGGCTTTCCTTCGTaccgaaagaaaaagtggcTTGGGGAGTTGTACGCCCTGCGCAGTGCAGTCGGCAACGATATGCGTTTGACACGTGTGCCGCAATCTCGCTGCACATTCCGGTATGAGGTATACCTGGAAGAACTGAGCTACCTTGAGGCAGTGGCATCAAAGGAGGTGTCCCCGAGCCAAATCATGACTTGGCAGTTAGAGGGGTTGTATACGATGACTACCTTGGGTCTTACGCGCGATGAAGTGATGAAGCAACGACTAAAAAACCAAGGTGTCGGTGAATATGCATCGCCGGTGGAGTCTAGGACGAAAGCAACCACTGTTCTTACGGGGCCAATAATAGTAGCACCCTCTCGGTTGTAG
- a CDS encoding hypothetical protein, conserved (GPI-Anchor Signal predicted for Tb11.02.1350 by DGPI v2.04, no cleavage site predicted): MRWPRGTVALHPAGLLGCNFVSSARRLLYCSSVPFSLYRSTHGSMKSVAAQLKSDWVFIRRRRMESPPPDRTEGEQAVSAEGDDSNDNNNAAMKCFDHWSSDMNGCTAEEFLQGAKQSYRSLGVLLETLREAASHNGPTGRPVAREVALAKLQGLLLKNYSVKEDIVGEAVISSEKGSAKGTDAFHKTVSKALKQVLPLSQGLSEHLSEMWDKQRTLDFNIFDIAAPDDYVIDADMKLFNPFLVKSSDDLLEYAAWKKNGEECPKPVSVDATTGGACSSPPLKCSFSSGKFDPEKVGERETWSIGCLQRVLKPAPKLMPIAFVSLDVVMPPQRYCEAFDWFYQRTCGYSSEYERVEAARLYTSPSFFLGIFRQCLFLVDFVKRMFVGRPLQLDCTRLVQKLHGNSVDIRRSPPAVRKLLCFYMEGDGRWTLFDVFILERVLVPVSPTASSK; this comes from the coding sequence ATGAGGTGGCCACGCGGGACAGTCGCGCTTCACCCCGCTGGTTTACTTGGGTGCAACTTTGTATCATCGGCGCGGCGCCTTTTGTACTGTTCCTCGGTTCCATTCTCGCTTTACCGCAGCACGCATGGAAGTATGAAGTCGGTCGCTGCTCAACTAAAGTCCGATTGGGTGTTTATTCGCCGCAGACGAATGGAATCGCCCCCACCCGACCGAACAGAAGGTGAGCAGGCAGTCAGCGCGGAGGGTGATGACTCCaacgacaataataatgcagCCATGAAGTGTTTTGATCATTGGTCTAGCGATATGAATGGGTGCACTGCCGAGGAGTTTCTGCAGGGCGCCAAGCAATCGTACCGCAGCCTTGGCGTATTGCTTGAAACCCTTAGGGAGGCTGCTTCGCACAATGGACCGACTGGAAGGCCTGTCGCACGTGAGGTAGCACTTGCCAAACTACAGGGTTTACTGTTGAAAAACTATAGTGTGAAGGAAGATATAGTGGGTGAGGCAGTTATTTCTTCGGAGAAGGGATCCGCAAAGGGCACAGATGCTTTTCACAAAACAGTTAGCAAGGCACTGAAACAAGTATTACCCCTCTCGCAGGGTCTCTCCGAGCATCTCTCCGAAATGTGGGATAAACAGCGGACTTTAGATTTCAATATTTTTGATATAGCCGCACCTGATGATTATGTTATCGACGCGGATATGAAACTTTTCAATCCGTTTCTCGTGAAATCCTCTGATGATTTGCTGGAATACGCtgcatggaaaaaaaatggggaggagTGTCCGAAACCCGTATCGGTTGATGCAACAACTGGAGGTGCCTGCTCCTCCCCTCCATTGAAATGTTCGTTCTCCTCTGGAAAGTTTGATCCCGAGAAGGTGGGCGAGCGGGAAACGTGGAGCATTGGGTGTTTACAACGAGTGCTCAAACCAGCCCCCAAACTCATGCCGATTGCATTTGTTTCACTGGACGTGGTGATGCCCCCACAACGTTACTGTGAAGCCTTCGACTGGTTTTACCAACGCACATGCGGCTACTCAAGTGAGTACGAGCGTGTAGAGGCCGCAAGGTTGTACACCAGTCCGAGCTTCTTTTTGGGCATATTTCGtcagtgtttgtttttggtggaCTTCGTTAAGCGAATGTTTGTTGGTCGGCCGCTACAGTTGGACTGCACTCGACTGGTGCAGAAGCTGCATGGCAATTCTGTCGATATTAGACGCAGTCCCCCGGCTGTACGGAAGTTACTTTGCTTTTACATGGAAGGGGACGGACGCTGGACGCTCTTTGACGTGTTTATCCTTGAGCGCGTTTTGGTTCCGGTCTCCCCGACGGCTTCAAGCAAATAA